atattacaatataaattaatggaatatgctataagggtaagggtttaagagaatttaaagaggaaaatttgaaagagattttattcaggcccttgcccagatagaggaatggaaccagaagattttgaagttaatattgaaaaaatttatcgtgttaattcctagtgggcaaggcagaagtgtttagcgagagatgtggttatttattttacaaataagaggattaggtatggaattttgcaagcattttataaaaataaatttcaaatattaggacaagatataataatgatgaaggaaattcctcctaaaatgttaagaaagagaaagaatttgcctttctggtggatgagcttaagaaacatcagatatattttagatgggaggttccagcaggtttaacactgaattataaaggaaaaagtattttctcaatacaatttgtaaagcacgagatttttatactaatgtattaaagattgggaattctttgttaacagatgttaagttgaatggtgaatagatggttgaaaatgtgtaagatagaagaaggaggagaatgtttaactttattaaatatgattatggttaatttttgtaaatgacttattgtggatataaatgtgtaattttaggggtactatatgatatattaaaggtataaaggaataggaagatggaatattgtttaattttggaggatagatagtaaaatttaggaacttggattaaatattatatttaagagatggatgtaatgttaattagaatgtaattgttataatagatatattgtggatgatataggtgtaattttaacaatgttatttgacataagtaaggtaaagtgaagattttaattattacaattgacactttggatatttgtaatattatttgttgtatatataaatgttaaagatgtgaaaagatggactattgcttaccctgaaggttggacagaaaaattaaagaaactaagtcggaaatatgaactatttttgagagattgctaaggaagaaagacattttagaagaaaccttggtgaatattggaagatggaatgttgttttgatattgattgatgaaggttggatattaaaactacgtactttattcaagaataaacactaactcaattggaaactttggagaattctaggagtggaatggtctgatatataatggagtggaagaaaagtatcttctttgtctttggaagggagtggaggttttaaggaacgactatggattatgatttgtgctagattttaattttgttgttagttttataccctgtactcggttctcggaagtcctgggggtggggaggaaggaagggagggaggggtagaaaatggattgatagttaatgtacaaagatgattgaagatgtataattaatgtaagatcggacctgcctggttactactttagaatgaagggaaagaaggagaagagagaaggaggaaagagaagaggaggaggaggaaaaggaaggaaggaagagggaagagggaaaagaaaggaatagggaggaaagaggagaggatgtagataagagagggggaggatggttatggaaagtagaagaaggtaaagaaggagagtaaaaggaaaaggaagggggtggtgaccaggcagatccgattaattgtatatgagggtacattaaatatgttattggatatgttattggataagaatgtcaaaataaaactttttaaaacaaaaaaaaaacaatctattAATTCACATAATTAAGTGTTGAAGCAAATTGACAAAAAGATAAAGAGTTTTATTGAGTTGAGTTAAGGGAGTTCCCTCTTCTCTTTCACAGAAACATCATGTTCACAAACAATTAAAACTATGATTTAACAGGTGCATATGAGGATTAAAAAGCTTAAACAAATGATCCAATCAGTAGGTTCATAGCAGCATTAACGGATATTAGAATTCCTGCCTTCTCACTTTAAGGTATCTAGTAAATATTGCTGGGTGCAGAAATGGCATAATTTGGCATGCAGCTTCGATTTTGTACAAGAAAGCGTATGTTTTTAACTACATACCTTTTAACTACATACTTGGAATTTACTGTATATCTAGTACTTGGAATATGCCAACAGGATAATATAATTATATGCTTTGTGCCCTTATTATGGCTAAAAGGTAACACTGCAGcattggaaagataaatgtatTGCCCCTTTCACTCTATGGATTAAAGACCAGATTGcatttataagataaaataacctTTATTCTCACTTTTTCTGTgtacacactggcacacattcaaAATGACATTTGGATACTgtgaagcctcctcccagaaggtaacaaagaaaatCGCTCATGGAGAGGATGTGTAAACCTCTCCGTTTAAAcctcattttaaaaaacatacagtATGCTTTTAAAGTAATGGACTATTACTGGATACAAAGAATGTATCCCGTGAAATTTTTATGATATTTACTGATATTTTTAGAGCacaaaaaataagaatagaatagaatagaatagaatagaatagaatagaatagaatagaatagaatagaatagaatagaatagaatagaatagaatagaacaattctttattgggggaatttgtctccagtgcataaactctcagtgtacatacaagcaacaagttataaatcatgatcataatcaccaTAATATACATTGATCAGAAAtcataacacttagtgatagtcataagatactaaataagcaaacaaCATAAATTATACTAGGATcctaaatgaaataattaatataaatcattagatacaagcaaaaaagctatagtcataagaagataaggaaataggtaataggaaagatgagaaggataatagtaatataggCTACTAGGTGGTTTGACATCCCAGGGACATaagacaatgttgtgggaattagttgtttagcagagtaatggtatTGGGGGGGatttgtccttgtgtctaattgttttggcatgcaatgcccataGTGTCatcttaatatagaatagaataaaaaattttattggccaagtgtgattggatacacaacgaatttgtcttggtgcatatgctctcagtgtacataaaagataccttcatcaaggtacaacacttacaacacttaatgatagtcataggatacaaataagcaattaggaaacaatatcaatataaattataaggatacaagcaacaaagttacagtcatacagtcataagtggaaggagatgggtgatgagagcaatgagaagattaatagtagtgcagatttaataaatagtgtagagggaattatttgttaagcagactaatggcgttcggggggaaattgttcttgtgtctagttgttctgttgtgcagtgctctatagcgtcattttgagggtaggagttgaaactgtttatgtccaggatgtgaggggtctgtaaatattttcatagccctctttttgactcttgcagtatacaggtcctcaatggaaggcaggttggtagcacttgttttttctgcagttctaattatcctctgaagtctgtgtctgtcttgttgggttgcagaaccaaaccagacagttatagaggtgcaaatgacagactcaataattcctctgtagaactggatcagcagttccttgggcagtttgagcttgctgagttggtgcagaaagaacattctttgttgtgcttttttgatgacatttttgatgttagctgtccattttagatcttgcgatatggtagaatctagaaatttgaaggtttctactgttgatattgtgttgcctggtattgtgagaggtggaagtatggaagggtttctcctaaagtctaccaccatttctacggttttgagtgtgttccgttccagattgttctggttgcaccacgaggctagtcattcaacctcccgtctgtatgaggattcatcattgtctcaaatgaaacCAATCACTATTATGTcacctgcaaacttcagtagtttaacaaatggatcgttagagatgcagtcattgatatacagagagaagagaagtggggagagcacacagccttggggggcccctgtgctaattgtacaggtatctgatgtgatcttgcttagcttcacctgctgcttcctgtttgttaggaagcttatgatccacttacaagtctgttccggtacctgtagctggtttagcttagttagaagagtgtcttgaatgatggtattgaatgctgagctaaagtctacaaagaggactcttgcataggtctctggagattcaagatgttgtaggatatatacagtatacaggtcctcaatggaaggcaggctggttgcagtgattttttctgcagtcccaattatctgttgaagtctgtgtctgtcttgtttgcttgcaatgccaaaccagacagttatagaggtgcaaatggcagactcaataattgctCTATAGAACTTAAtagcaggtccttgggaaggctgagctttctgagttggctgaggaagaacattatttgttgtgcttttttgatgacattgttGATGTTAGGTAAGAGTAGGATGAACacttaaaatacataaatagtaAGATAAAGAAGAGGTAACACTATTACATCCAGACTTAGATGATTTAgatttaataatataatttgaaaGCACAGATGATGTCAAATTCCAGGTGGTAACTGTTAACACTAACAATCCCTTCCCTTTTTTGTGTGAATCAATCACATGGTTTCAGCCACCATCCTGGCttttatgacacacacacacacatggaaggAGGTGTTATCTGTCTACCATACTACCCTCGCAAAAATGTGAGCAGTTACTTCGTAGTAtatgtttggcctagtggttattCCTTTTTCCCTAAGGGATTTCTTGGACCTTTTCGTCAGTTCGGAGTTGGTAGAACCCTCCCCTGAGTCTCAAGCTTTCtaaggggatttttcagtaagggGGATTTCTCGGATCTTTCTATAGGCTCGGAGCTTGACCAAACTCTCCCTTTTTCCTAAGGGATTTCTCAGATCTCCCCTGTCAGCTTGAAGTTGGTCAGAACCTTCCCCTGCACTTCAGACTTTTATTTCACCAGTCACATTCCTTTTAAAGTGATTGTCTCTGGCTTGTCTCCTCTTGAAGAACCAGTACTGCCGATTGGATCTCTGCACTCACTTCGAAGGCAAACCTCTAGTGGGAATTTCCCTCGTCTCATTCACACAGACATAAGGCAACATTCCACTCCCAACCTcacctagcagagtaaaatcttcCCCACTACGTGGTTCAAGCCTCTTTAATTAAGCCGTTCAGGTCTGGCTGGAATCAGAATCCGCCGATGTCTGACCAGGCCGATGTCACTGGTTCAAACTTGCCAGGAGCGCTCTTGACGTCATCTCTGGTACTCGCCAGTTTCTTCCATCCACTGTGGTGAAGGCCGCTGCCAAGCCTCAAGAGGGTTCAGCTTGTGGGAAACGGAATACTGCCATCTCGAAGGAAAACGGTGCCTCTGAGTCCCTGTCCCTGTTTGGGCGCCAGAAATGTAAAGTCTGGCTAtgcacataatataatataatataatataatataatatataatataatataatataatataatataattaatataatataatataatataatataatataatataatataatataatataatataatataatataatataatataatataatataatataatataataatataatataatataatataacaatagagttggaagggaccttggaggccttctagtccaaccccctgcccaggcagggaaccctacaccatctcagtcagatggttatccaacatcttcttaaaaatttccagtgttggagcattcacaacttctgcagatcgTTAGTCGTTAAGTCGTTAAGCCAACAATGAGCCAAAAGAACTTAAGTGGAGGCTTGTGAGAAAGAATCAGCGTTTAATTTTGATCAAAAGTAAAAAGTTGGGTAAACCATTCCAAACATATACAAAAAGAGACATGTAAGGAAAGGCCATACCTCAGAGAAGGTATGGCATCCTTTTTATACTGTTAAAAGCGCCAGttaagtccccaattccagccTCCTAATTTAAGTTTCTATCCAATAGCCCTGCAAAGGATAAATGCCTCCCAATTACTCTTATCTCATCCTTGAGTATTCCTTTGTTCTCCCAATAGGCCACTAGGCCTCCTGGTGCTGCAGGAATGGAACTGAGAGCTTAACAACACAGATCAAAGGTGTAAGTTGTAGGGTTGAGGTGTAAGTTGTCCCCCGGATGATGTATGTGGCTCCAAACTGAGATAAGCACCAGGCTTTGGATGGCAGAAGAAAAACAGGAATAAGATTGATGTGGATTCAGATTGATGGCAGGAACATATCAGATACTTTACAGAGGCCTAATACAGCATATGTTTATTACAGGAAGTTAGTTACaggaaatacaaatacaaaggcaTAATGTAGCATTTTTGTGTTACAGGAAACAAATGTTTACAGAataacaagtttctactaattttagTATTCCAGTATATTATATTctactattatttattacatCCTTATTACTATTTCCCTTCATTGTGAAAATAAAAGGATTTTTATCCTAAGAATTCAGACAGTATTTATTAAGATGTTCTTTTTGAGGGAGCAGGATTAATTAAAAGCCTGTCTCAAATCAAGATATAACAAATTACTCCtagcaatttattattttaacagcaAAAGTGATGTGGGTTTTAGTTGTATCCTTATTTGTCTTCCAACTTCCCACCAGCCTGAAAGGACAATGGATGCTTCTGGAAGGTTCTCTGGTGCAGCTTGTCATCATTTCCCCAGGCTTTAAAGAGAAGTCTGGATTGATTCCTGAGAGAAATAAACAGACAACCGTTATTCTGAAGCCAACAAAACTATAGTGAGGTTTTCAAATGGTGCCTTTGAGATATGGGTGCCATTTTCAAAGAGGTTCAACCTAAGTGGCAGCCTTTCATAGTAGGCCAGTTCAAGACACAGGCAGAGCAGAGATTCCAGGATGCTGTTCTCTTTAATTAGTTAGAATAagagaatttgatttatttttgtttattatatatattttgcctttattatttttacaaataacccaaggtggagaacatacccctcattccttcctcctcctattttccccaaaacaacaatcctgtgaggtgagttgggctgagagagagtgactagtctAAAGTCAGCCTATTTAGTATAAAGGGAACACACAGCACCTTAGATGGGTTTTTGagattaaggcatcagactaaatGCTATCAGACTGTGAGTGCTAATTCTACCtttctgactttcatggctaaggtaggattagaactcacagtttcctgatatctagcctggtgcctttatcTTAACCTTAAAAGTCCACCTAAGGTGCTCTGTATTTCCCTTATACTCAACATGGCGGAGTTTATGGAATCAAAATGCAGGACCCAAAGCACACAATCAAGGTTCGCTGCAGTATTTACCATTAACAGTATGCAATGGAGAAATTCCCTCGAGAAAATAGTGGGAGGAACTCTTGCAGAGAAAAGGATGCTGTCAGGCTTGTCCCAGCTTGGAtgattaggaaagaaagaccctcaaatCCATTTGTAGCAAAAGGTATACTTTTACTAAAGTCAAGTAGTTACAGTGCAAGAAAAGCCGGATCTGAGTATTCCTGCGCAAAGCCTGCCTTTTCCCCTTCTCCCAGGTCCTCCCATCATGACCAGTTTTAAGACTCCAATAATATTAGGAGTTTTGGTAACAGCTTTAAGGTTTGGTGCCTCTTTGGTGGAGTTTCACATTCCATTCTCATGCTCATGATGTTGTTCCAGATTGACACCTCCAGTTTCTGTCATCCTGTCATCCCCCTTCCTTACGCCcccattctccccctcccccacattttATGGCAGGATACCAGCAAAGTGAAGTAGGCTGAAGCCATTACAATGGCAGACCTGACAGATTCACTCATATTTATACATTTCAAAATGGAGGGGGATTtatatgcatgcatacacattGGTAATTAATAACCTAACTTATCTCAAGTAACTTCCTGCCCTTCTGTTAACTAGAGAGGACAATGGTCTTCCTTAGAAGAAATATTTGCATCTTGAGATTCAGGGGTGCCTATGGGAAAGTTCGGATAACATTTATCACTGCGCTACAAGGACACCTTCCCAATGTCTCCATTTGTCTATTAAATAGTCCCATTCATCTGAAATCTGATTTCCCCCACAGGCTGAATTCCATTCTTATGCTTTCTCTGTCTCAGCACTGAGTAATCTTCTCTGTAAGTTACTCTTggtggctccttccttccttccttccctccctatgCCCAAGATCTATATTTGTTTATGCTGAGATCTAGAGGTTTCTCTCTTCCACAAAGGCCATTGGCATCAGCTTGGAGAGCTTCCATTTCACACATTGAAGCTGAGCCACAAAAGTGCTACTTAAAAATGGTTTAGATTGCCAGTGTGAAACTACTATTTAGAAAGAAGTCTAGCCCCTTCTGAAATCATCCAACTTTATCTCAATTACTACAACCAAGAACTGGATTCTTACCTTCTGTCTTCTTCTTAGTCTGATGAAAGAAAATCACATTGGGACACCTCTGCAGaacaatgaaaatatttattaaatatatatcaaaacatTATTGTTTGTCAtatggtcagccagatgtttagactggatttaacATTTTTTGTCCACCTTCTCCGTCCTTCACAAAAAACTGGAATATTAAaattatcattgcaggatgtaagctattccagataaagctgccttttacaattgCCTGAGAGGAATTTTGTCAGTGACGATGGTGGTCAAGCAGTGatccagatattttggaattcgttgttgttgttgttgttgttgttgttgttgtctttatGTGAGCAACTAAGGCTTACTTAGAGGACATTACTAGAGACCTAACACTTGGGATATCATAAAATATGCTTGCTCTACAAAATGTATCACTAGCATTACAAAATTGCCAAGTGTAAAATCAAATGAGTATGTGTCAGCAAAGAGTGgcaataaaatcaatttttagAGATTGCTTTATGAGTGAGATGGGCGATCTCTTTCATCAACCAGTACTCCCTTCCAAAGGCAGAACTAAAAGCTGAACTTACGTGTCTCTTCAGCCTTTGAAAAAAGCCTCTTTAAAAAATCACAGTGTTCTATCACTCTTTCCTGGAATGGCTCTGTGTTAAGAAGGAAGAGATTCTGTTCTTTGGCATTATAGAGTGGCCACTTATTCTTGCTGGCTGCGGACCGAGTGGGATTCctatggaggaagaaaaggacattgatggaaactaatcaaggaaagaaccaacctagaaataaggagaaatttcctgaccatgagaacaattgaccagtggaacagcttgccttcagaagctatgtatgcttcatcgctggaggtttttaagaggagactggacggccatttgtccagaatggaatcgagtctccagcttgagcaggaggttggtctagaagacctccaaggtcccttccaactctgtcattctgatgTAGCTCTTTCCCAAATGAGACTGGTTTTGACTTGAGAAACTATAACCAAGGGGAACTCCCAAAGGGgactttgagggagggagggattttggCTTAGTGAAATCTCTTGGGTCTCCTCCTTCCTGATCCAAACCCAGGTCAGCTCCTCATAGAGTCTTGGATCTGCCAGTCCCAATCCTCACACCCTGGGCACCCTCCCTCTTGTGAGTTTCCCCTTCCCTACTTACTCCCTTCCAAGCCTTTGCTCGTTCTCTTAATGGAAGGGTAATGCTCTGTTTCTTATCTCCCTTTTTGCCTCCTTTATTCCACTTGGGGAAATAATGTGCCCTGGAATATGTGTGATACCACTGAACTCATAAAAGAACAATTATCTATAAGTGACATTATTAAGAATCCTTAAAAATTTTATGGTTGtttccagtacaggtagtccttgacatataactattcatttaacattcattcaaggttacaatagcactgaaaaaaggtgacttacaactggttcttGCACGttatcaaaatttggctgcttggcaactggcatatatttacaatggctgcaatgtcccggggtcacatgatcaccatttgcaacctttccagctgattttcaacaagcaaagttagtGAAGGAAACTGGATTCACAAAATCATATATTGTACTTAACAgttacagtgatttgcttaataactgtggtaagaaaggtttttaaattgggcatgattcacctaacaactgtcttgcttagcaacagagattctaGTCCCAACTATGGTCGTAAATCATGAATTACTTGTATTAACGCAACCTGTAACATACGCAAAGAATAGCGTGCATTACTTTTATGGCTTCATTGCTTTAGATATAAAGTGCCTTTGTTGAAGGGAAAGGCTTTCTTtggatttaaaatacaaatttataGAAATAAAGTGAACTACTTGCCCAGTTCTGGCAAACTCTGCCCAGTAGTGCATCATCTTACGGCTCAGCCTGGCTTCAGCCTCTGTGAATGTTCGATTGAAAGGCAGCGCTGATTTAAGGGTTCCAAAAACAAAAGGAATCTCAGCACCGTGAGATGCTCCAATCCATTCAGGCCAAACTGACCATGAAGGGCGATGTGCGAATAAATAGGCATATACTGGACTCCCAGTTTTCCTGATATTTCCTGCAGCTTCCCTTATTGGGCATGCAAAGATCCGATCTGTATAGAAGTGGGACAGAGCGGAGCGGTATTTCTCTGGGCCGTGATTTCCTTCACTGTACTTGAGTGCAATAGTCTGAATAAAATCTTCAGTTGCATTTGGCACCAACAGCTGTATCCCTTTCAGAAGCTGCTCCTGATTGATGAGATTGTGAGTGATGTTAGGGAAAAAAAAGTGGACAAATATGGCCATTTCATCAGAGGTTTCACCTATGAGGAGAGGTTTGACCTGAATTTGCCCCTCCTCCATGAGCTTTTCTGGTTCACCAAGCAAAAACTCCCCATCTGTGGTTGGCCTGAAGGGAAAATTTACAAGTTTACCTTTTAAGAACAGAGATATTTCATGCCGAATAAGTTCAGAAACATTTTTTGTTTGCAGACAATGCACTATGCTGGTATTATTGTCCTCAGAGCAACCTAGCAGATGAACAAATTCCAGTGCTTTTTGTTTGGCTTCTTCAGGAGACCTCCAAGCCCAGAAGGCATTGGCTGTTCCGCTCTGGATCACTGCTTGGGCAAAAAGGTCCTGGCTTTTTGGCGCAAGAAGATGGAAATTCACAGAAGCTCCTCCAGCACTCTGGCCAAAAATGGTCACCCGAGAAGGATCTCCCCCAAAGGCAGCTGCATTCTCTTTTATCCACTTCAGGGCCAGCTGTTGGTCCCATAAGCCTAGGTTCCCTGGAGCAGCTGGTGGCAAGTACAGAAAGCCCAGGGCTCCTAGGCGATAATTGATGGTGACTACAATGACGTTCTCAGTGGCAGCCAAAGATGACCCATTGAACACGTCCACAGAAGACGTGCCTCCTAAATATCCTCCTCCGTGTATCCAGACCAAAACAGGGACTGGTGAAGAAGGTTGTGGATGTGGCACCCAGATGTTGAGGGAAAGGCAATCTTCTGACAGTGGTGTTTTAGGAGACCATATCTCTGCTTCAGGGTCTTCCAGGAAAATAAATTGAGAACAGGAATTGCCAAAACTGGTGGCTTCCAGTGTTTGCTTCCATGGCTGATGTGGAAGAGGTTTCTGGAAACGCAACTTCCCCAGGGGAGGCTCAGCATAAGGAATGCCTAGATAGGCTGTCACAGATCCAAGGCCACCCAGGAACTGCTTGCCCTTAATAGGACCACTGCTGGTTATGACCACTGTGTCTCCCTTAGATGTAGAACTGGAGGCTAATGGaaagggatggaggaggaggaggaggaggaggcagcacgAGAGAGACGAGCATAGCAGACAAGGCATTGCAACAGTAGGACGAGTCGGTGGACCTGGAAAAAGTTACAATCAATATGAGATTATTCCACTTATTGTATAAGCACAccttataggttctcctgcttgaccaggaggCTGGAGTAGAAACCTCCAAAGTcaacttccagctctattctattctattcctgagggGCTGTcaagagaagaggggattgacctaatctccaaagcacctaagagcAAATAACAGATAGAAGCTTATCAAAGCTTATTAAAGCTTATTAATTGagatcagtgagaacaattaattagtggaacagcttgcctccagaagttgtgggaagagattgaacagccatttggcTGTCATTGTATAGGATCTTTTGCTTAAGCaggaattggattagaagacctccaaggtccattccaactctgatattctctaATCTTGTAaacttaaaaatgctttttatctTTCCAGAATGTTGCTGCATTGTATGAAATGAGATGTATTGCCATTTTTAAAAGCTCAGTTGTTTATCCTGCCAGCCAACCAACCTCTCTATTTTAGTCTCTAGCTTCTGGAtgaaatttatacatttatttaatatcctgcctttattatttttataaacaactcaaggggaTGAACAtttataatactccttcctcttcctattttccccacaacaacaactctgtgtggtgagttaggctgagagaaagtgaccagCCCAAAATCCCCTAGCTGGTTTTTaaggctaaggcagaactagaaatcATTGTTTCTGGttcctagtctggtgccttaaccactagaccaaactctctctccttccctccctctcataaTAGCTAGATATACAGAAAGAACTTAAACTAAGCAAAGGACATGTAGATAATCAAGGAAAGGGACTAGATTCACTTTCACCTTTTTCTtaactttcctttaaaaaaaacaacttagtGCCAAtatgcagaaaaataaaatgaagaaaaataaatagctgTTAATTACCTACCTTTAATGGCTGGCAAGGGATGGTCTCTTCTTTTagaacattttgatttttttgctaGCAGCTAGTTTTATAGTCTTCGCAAGAGGAAATGACAGTTCTTCAAAATTTCTTCAAAGCCAGTGTGATACAGTTGTGCAACTGGTTTTACAAAGCCAGCCTCCAAGTTAGTAAATAATGTTTGCCCAAGTGGGATGGGAGACCAGCTTATTCCTTAGTTACGATCATCAGTAGTCAATTGGTACTTGAAGTTGCCCATAGGATAGTTAGCTGAGAGGTGTTTTTAGCCAGACTTAGCAATGGAGGTGGCCATTTCTGCTCTTTACTTCTCAATCTGTTTCTGTAAGCTTAGCTGCAGGTGTTTACGGCAACTCTTGAGGAAGAAGTCAGGTGTCTGGATTGGGAAA
This genomic window from Ahaetulla prasina isolate Xishuangbanna chromosome 2, ASM2864084v1, whole genome shotgun sequence contains:
- the LOC131191675 gene encoding acetylcholinesterase-like isoform X1 translates to MPCLLCSSLSCCLLLLLLLHPFPLASSSTSKGDTVVITSSGPIKGKQFLGGLGSVTAYLGIPYAEPPLGKLRFQKPLPHQPWKQTLEATSFGNSCSQFIFLEDPEAEIWSPKTPLSEDCLSLNIWVPHPQPSSPVPVLVWIHGGGYLGGTSSVDVFNGSSLAATENVIVVTINYRLGALGFLYLPPAAPGNLGLWDQQLALKWIKENAAAFGGDPSRVTIFGQSAGGASVNFHLLAPKSQDLFAQAVIQSGTANAFWAWRSPEEAKQKALEFVHLLGCSEDNNTSIVHCLQTKNVSELIRHEISLFLKGKLVNFPFRPTTDGEFLLGEPEKLMEEGQIQVKPLLIGETSDEMAIFVHFFFPNITHNLINQEQLLKGIQLLVPNATEDFIQTIALKYSEGNHGPEKYRSALSHFYTDRIFACPIREAAGNIRKTGSPVYAYLFAHRPSWSVWPEWIGASHGAEIPFVFGTLKSALPFNRTFTEAEARLSRKMMHYWAEFARTGNPTRSAASKNKWPLYNAKEQNLFLLNTEPFQERVIEHCDFLKRLFSKAEETQVSQCDFLSSD